The Amycolatopsis nigrescens CSC17Ta-90 genomic interval AGTGGGCCGAGCGACGCGGAGGTGAGCAGGTGGAACACCACCCACTCCGGGGCAACCCCGGGGAGCACGAGGACACGCAGGCATCGCGCCCCGCGCGAACGCGGCACGCTTCGCGTACAAGACCGCGCGGATGAACGGAGAAAAGGTCACCTCCGCGTCGCCCCTCGGGCCACTGCCGGTATGGCGGTGGCCGGTCGCGCGCTGGACCACGTTCGACGAATGCGCGGCCGCACTGGACCTGACCCCGGACGAGCTGAGCTGGTTCGCCGACGCGAAGAGCTGGAACCGCCGGGCGGCAGGGCCGTTGCGGCACTACCGGTACCGGTGGATCCCCACCGCGTCCGGCGGGATCCGGCTGATCGAGCAGCCGAAACCACGGCTGGCCGAGCTCCAGCGCCGGCTCCGCCGGCACGTGCTCGACGCGCTGCCGGTGCACGAGGCGGCGCACGGGTTCCGGCCCGGCCGTTCGGCGATGACCTGCGCCGCACCGCACGCCGGCCGTGACCTCGTGGTCCGGATGGACCTCGAAGGGTTCTTCCCCACGGTGTCCGCCCGCCGGTTGCGGTCGCTGCTCCTGCTCGCCGGCTATCCGGAGGCCGTCGCCGGCGCGCTGGCCGGCATGCTCACCACCGCCGCCCCGGTCGACGTGCTCACCGCCGCGCCGGACGGGCGCCGGGACTCCGCGCGGACGCGGCTGCTGAACAACCTGGCCGCGACCCACCTGCCGCAGGGTGCACCGTCCTCACCCGCGGTCGCCAACGCGGTCACCCATCATCTCGACCGGCGGCTCGCCGGGCTAGCCAACGTACTCGGCGCGCGA includes:
- a CDS encoding reverse transcriptase family protein, translated to MNGEKVTSASPLGPLPVWRWPVARWTTFDECAAALDLTPDELSWFADAKSWNRRAAGPLRHYRYRWIPTASGGIRLIEQPKPRLAELQRRLRRHVLDALPVHEAAHGFRPGRSAMTCAAPHAGRDLVVRMDLEGFFPTVSARRLRSLLLLAGYPEAVAGALAGMLTTAAPVDVLTAAPDGRRDSARTRLLNNLAATHLPQGAPSSPAVANAVTHHLDRRLAGLANVLGARYTRYADDLVFSGDTGLPLHRLLPGVRAIARDEGFRIRDSKTSVTAAHQRQRVAGLVVNSSPAIARAEYDELRALLHNCARTGPGVQNRHGHPDFRAHLLGRIGWAGASSPARAAKLREMFDRISWTG